CCAGCTTGGTGATTTTCATGGTGTGCCTCTCCGGTTTTTCTGCCGTTTTGTCGCCCTACCGCGGTCCGCACGCCTACCTGACCCTGGTGGTTACCGCGCTCCGCACGCCTGCAGGCACGCCTGCATGTGCCCTCGCGTCTCCGCCGCGATGACGCAGCACTGCTCCAGTAAATACTCCTTTGCTCCGATGACCTCGAGGTTGACGGGGCCATCGTAGCCGCCCTCGTACAGCGCGCGGATATATCCGACCAGGTCGATATCCCCCCTCCCGTTGGCCTGGTCCTCTGGCGCGCCGGGACCGGCCTGGCGGCCCTTGCAGTCGCGGATGTGCACGTGGCGGACGCGGGGCAGCACGGCCTTGATGGCGTCCACGGGGTTCTCGTTGGCGCGGTGGATATGGGAAGGATCCATGTCGATCCCGAAAGCCGGAGACGATATGGCTTCCATGGCACGCAGCGTCGTCGGCGTGTCGTAGATACTCGCGCCCACGTGGGCCTTGACGCAGAGCGTAACCCCGTAGATCTCCGCCCGGTCTGCCAGCCTACCCAGTGAATCGATGGTCGCCTGGAGGCTCTCCTCGTCTCCGGAAGTGCCGCCGGGACCGCAGTTGATGATCGGGATGCCG
The window above is part of the Gemmatimonadota bacterium genome. Proteins encoded here:
- a CDS encoding sugar phosphate isomerase/epimerase is translated as MKLGANSVLFGGYDMETAFKHLAMAGYDGIEVSAIGGMSEHLVLSDWQTVAPEIRRLSDEYGLELLAMEQPSQDGEVMESAFQAAAETGIPIINCGPGGTSGDEESLQATIDSLGRLADRAEIYGVTLCVKAHVGASIYDTPTTLRAMEAISSPAFGIDMDPSHIHRANENPVDAIKAVLPRVRHVHIRDCKGRQAGPGAPEDQANGRGDIDLVGYIRALYEGGYDGPVNLEVIGAKEYLLEQCCVIAAETRGHMQACLQACGAR